One stretch of Cydia fagiglandana chromosome 18, ilCydFagi1.1, whole genome shotgun sequence DNA includes these proteins:
- the LOC134673470 gene encoding transmembrane protein 179, protein MALTNVVLVSQIAGYFVGLILSLCIMVPMSMHVHEFRGHCLLFSGGEWQETDGQFNVQWASMAYCNYVIAIGVLLFVVCLVQIYRLSMLLYRDKDSSFFSAFLEATGCALLCALVICAAVTVTLGFMTWCRNITDRFPSCDVAAGQDIDKKDNISTNNFYMEIGTAQFGAWGAFATCVGLAVFSTLKLCRYHQLENIRVSMYRERQRLVNESPATSTPPMEARRAHQSSPQDIDDER, encoded by the exons ATGGCCCTAACAAACGTAGTGCTGGTGAGCCAAATCGCAGGATATTTCGTCGGGTTGATCCTGTCCCTGTGCATCATGGTGCCGATGAGCATGCACGTTCACGAGTTCAG AGGTCATTGCCTGCTCTTCTCTGGAGGTGAATGGCAAGAGACAGACGGGCAGTTCAACGTCCAGTGGGCCTCCATGGCATACTGTAACTATGTCATCGCCATTGGAGTGCTCTTGTTTGTTGTGTGTCTGGTGCAGATATACAG ATTATCCATGCTGCTGTACCGTGATAAGGACAGCTCGTTCTTCTCGGCCTTCCTGGAGGCTACCGGCTGTGCGCTGCTCTGCGCATTGGTCATCTGTGCCGCTGTCACCGTCACGCTGGGATTCATGACCTGGTGCCGCAACATCACTGACCGCTTCCCCAG TTGTGACGTCGCGGCCGGGCAGGACATTGATAAAAAGGACAACATATCCACGAACAATTTTTACATGGAGATTGGAACTGCACAG TTCGGCGCGTGGGGCGCGTTCGCGACGTGCGTGGGCCTCGCCGTGTTCTCCACGCTGAAGCTGTGCCGCTACCACCAGCTCGAGAACATCCGCGTGTCCATGTACCGCGAGCGACAGCGCCTCGTCAACGAGTCCCCGGCCACCAGCACACCGCCCATGGAGGCGAGGAGGGCGCATCAGAGCAGTCCGCAAGATATTGACGACGAGCGCTAG
- the LOC134673647 gene encoding zinc finger protein 316-like, translating to MSTGTEQIFLPDSASNLPHGIEMRAMRPGNGAPTINTTNLENVSDFSKVCRVCATVTELVVPIYGEEGLRMNLADKIKRHLPIKVTENDVLPLVVCFQCTSTLLATHELVACSLQADAALRTACAQRERQAQQSQQRQEQAMDAEGFAEDRPDDYRRCEFCPLVVLGALYNSHLLGRHADLVFHCDECTSYVARRQFLAHMTRHAHQVCYLTPLQQPPAGHLLGRHADLVFHCDECNSYVARRQFLAHMTRHAHQCVTSPLYNSPLLGRHADLVFHCDECNSCVTSPLYNSHLLGRHADLVFHCDECNSYVARRQFLAHMTRHAHQYDAEGRRAAPKPAAAPPYSPPSPAPCPAVTTTAAADSTTASSSPTSDPCSDGDDEREDTPPPEPEPSDTRDNPQLNPGPDRLNVATGSNASPGPNAAARSISTPEPVQSSSVAINDPVENPVPAPINQPESNAQVEETNESKPKKTPVVRQCPHCPKTYTASSSYFYHLKYTHGKSREHECPTCGRRFGTRGALREHSSLHEPTQGLQCEQCGKRFRTKAGRYIHAQTHKDEKEKRFECAECGRAFRWRTELKRHVTRHAANRTHACECGRAFSVRADLLRHARTHRRAAHLCPHAGCCATFAQPRYLRAHVARKHAPAPDKAQAQRKSA from the exons ATGAGTACCGGGACTGAACAGATATTTCTGCCTGATTCCGCGAGCAACTTGCCTCACGGAATCGAAATGAGGGCGATGAGGCCAGGTAATGGAGCGCCGACAATCAACACAACCAATCTTGAGA ATGTGTCGGACTTCTCAAAGGTGTGTCGTGTGTGTGCGACTGTCACGGAGCTGGTGGTTCCCATCTACGGAGAAGAGGGCCTGCGCATGAACCTTGCTGATAAAATAAAGAGACATCTGCCTATCAAG GTAACGGAGAATGATGTGCTGCCCCTGGTGGTATGCTTCCAATGCACCAGCACCCTCCTGGCGACGCACGAGCTGGTGGCATGCAGCCTGCAGGCCGACGCGGCGCTGCGCACTGCATGCGCTCAG CGAGAGCGTCAGGCGCAGCAGTCCCAGCAGCGGCAGGAGCAGGCGATGGACGCGGAGGGTTTCGCAGAGGACCGACCAGACGA CTACCGGCGCTGCGAGTTCTGCCCCCTCGTGGTGCTCGGCGCGCTCTACAACAGCCACCTGCTGGGCCGCCACGCCGACCTCGTGTTCCACTGCGACGAGTGCACCTCGTACGTCGCCCGCAGACAGTTCCTCGCGCACATGACCCGCCACGCGCACCAGGTATGTTACCTCACCCCTCTACAACAGCCCCCTGCTGG CCACCTGCTGGGCCGCCACGCCGACCTCGTGTTCCACTGCGACGAGTGCAACTCGTACGTCGCCCGCAGACAGTTCCTCGCGCACATGACCCGCCACGCGCACCAG TGTGTTACCTCACCCCTCTACAACAGCCCCCTGCTGGGCCGCCACGCCGACCTCGTGTTCCACTGCGACGAGTGCAACTC GTGTGTTACCTCACCCCTCTACAACAGCCACCTGCTGGGCCGCCACGCCGACCTCGTGTTCCACTGCGACGAGTGCAACTCGTACGTCGCCCGCAGGCAGTTCCTCGCGCACATGACCCGCCACGCGCACCAG TACGATGCGGAAGGGCGCCGCGCGGCCCCCaagcccgccgccgcgccgccgtaCTCCCCGCCCTCCCCCGCGCCCTGCCCCGCCGTCACCACCACCGCGGCCGCCGACTCCACCACCGCCTCCTCCTCGCCCACCTCCGACCCCTGCAGCGACGGCGACGACGAGCGGGAGGACACTCCGCCACCCGAGCCGGAGCCGAGCGACACACGTGATAATCCTCAACTAAATCCTGGCCCGGACCGGCTCAATGTGGCGACCGGGTCGAATGCATCGCCCGGCCCGAATGCAGCGGCCCGGTCGATTTCGACGCCTGAACCCGTTCAATCAAGCTCCGTGGCGATTAATGATCCTGTTGAAAATCCTGTGCCGGCTCCAATAAATCAGCCCGAGTCTAACGCGCAGGTTGAAGAAACTAATGAGTCTAAGCCCAAAAAGACGCCGGTTGTCCGCCAATGCCCCCACTGCCCTAAGACCTACACGGCTTCCTCCAGCTACTTCTACCATCTAAAGTACACGCACGGTAAGAGCCGCGAGCACGAGTGTCCCACCTGCGGCCGCCGCTTCGGCACCCGCGGCGCGCTGCGCGAACATTCCTCCCTGCACGAGCCGACGCAAGGCCTACAGTGCGAGCAGTGCGGGAAACGCTTCCGGACCAAGGCGGGTCGGTATATACACGCGCAAACGCATAAAGATGAGAAAGAAAAGAGATTTGAATGCGCTGAATGTGGACGAGCGTTCCGCTGGCGCACGGAGCTCAAACGCCACGTGACTAGACATGCTGCGAACCGTACGCACGCATGCGAGTGTGGACGCGCCTTCTCTGTGCGTGCCGATTTGTTAAGACACGCTCGCACGCACAGACGTGCTGCGCATTTGTGCCCGCACGCGGGATGCTGCGCCACGTTTGCGCAACCGCGCTACCTGCGCGCGCACGTGGCGCGCAAACACGCACCCGCGCCGGACAAGGCGCAGGCGCAGCGCAAGTCTGCGTAA
- the LOC134673460 gene encoding protein YIF1B, which translates to MNFNASRNVGQAGGLRKAKRVSDVAAMGAPAPQPPAYSPAPGFSPPPSYSPTFGAPPHQEGIQLDAGQDFGAPQQPPNYGYMGGYPQSPMAAMASPGQIGSMLQQPVVQDMALQYGNQLAAAGREAVQREIGRYVPVARLRYYFAVDTRYVLRKLMLILFPYTHKEWMVKYDQESPVQPRYDLNAPDLYLPAMGYVTYVLLAGFMLGLQHRFSPEQISMQASSALAYIVFEMLVYTVTLYITHTHTNLRTLDLLAYSGYKYTAMIASLLAALVAGRTGYYSMLGYCSIALSYFLVKTLRVQVLAGSAAPEPAAPYGYGAPYPGSANPYADSYKPSGGTKRRVYFLLFVAITQPLLCWWLTYHLVPAATVAAPVPTR; encoded by the exons ATGAATTTCAATGCTTCCAGAAATG TGGGTCAGGCCGGAGGTCTACGGAAGGCGAAGCGGGTGAGCGACGTGGCGGCGATGGGCGCTCCAGCCCCGCAGCCGCCGGCTTACAGCCCAGCGCCCGGCTTTAGCCCTCCGCCGTCCTATAGCCCGACGTTTGGCGCGCCGCCGCACCAGGAGGGTATTCAGCTTGACGCGGGACAGGACTTCGGCGCGCCACAGCAGCCACCTA ATTATGGTTACATGGGAGGATACCCTCAGTCTCCGATGGCTGCCATGGCCTCACCAGGTCAGATAGGCTCCATGTTGCAACAACCTGTTGTGCAG GACATGGCGCTGCAGTACGGCAACCAGCTAGCGGCGGCGGGGCGCGAGGCCGTGCAGCGGGAAATAGGCCGCTACGTGCCGGTCGCGCGGCTGCGGTACTACTTCGCCGTGGACACGCGCTACGTGCTGCGGAAGCTCATGCTCATACTGTTCCCCTACACCCACAAG GAGTGGATGGTAAAATACGACCAAGAGAGCCCCGTCCAACCACGCTACGACCTGAACGCACCAGACCTGTACCTGCCGGCCATGGGCTACGTGACCTACGTACTGTTGGCCGGGTTCATGCTGG GTCTCCAGCACCGTTTCTCCCCCGAACAAATCAGCATGCAAGCGTCCAGCGCGCTCGCCTACATCGTGTTCGAGATGCTCGTCTACACGGTCACGCTGTACATCACGCACACACACACCAACCTGCGGACGCTGGACCTGCTGGCGTACTCCGGGTACAAGTACACGGCCATGATAGCCAGTCTGTTGGCTGCGCTGGTCGCGGGCCGGACGGGGTACTACAGTATGCTGGGGTACTGTAGTATTGCGCTGTCTTACTTCTTG GTGAAGACGCTCCGCGTGCAGGTGCTGGCGGGCTCGGCGGCGCCGGAGCCCGCGGCGCCCTACGGCTACGGAGCCCCGTACCCCGGCTCCGCGAACCCCTACGCCGACTCCTACAAGCCCTCCGGCGGCACCAAGCGGCGCGTCTACTTCCTGCTGTTCGTGGCCATCACGCAACCGCTGCTCTGCTGGTGGCTCACCTACCATCTAGTGCCCGCTGCGACCGTGGCGGCTCCGGTGCCGACGCGATAG
- the LOC134673557 gene encoding oocyte zinc finger protein XlCOF6-like: protein MDNGDDCQFACQRCPWRGNSTQLLIDHLHAHQVKPDTVDSFIRLYITFEEPLESDDDTTEAPSMKFKPPKPVAAHCCPFCDSIFSSKARLELHIANHVEISEDSAVECCGALYSERSLFIQHALDKHERALPPGIICRACGLKADSLVTLSEHIKNTHADDAITRKRTDRNPKSKDQKYIPTPCPDCGKTFSNKYNMAVHLRSHKGKSDKIQCELCSKWYGSRTALVSHVKLAHSGLLRFACDICGEWFPNRTVRAVHVALHTGERPSWAGITEDGHDPGVNGEADGDDRASSDEDDRPLASLASEKADAYANFYNALLNFRNHYLNEHDARYPEFTESSESEAEANGSDDYDDLSKNNMRRDRMDEATRLELASAQTRINGKTYYTCRICGKHLSSPHTYVFHTRIHTGERPCVCHICGKQFRAPNGLQRHLAETHERRRRHACRHCDRTFANSQNLKQHMRTHTGERPYSCSLCGKRFRQSGSLHAHKKTHVALLPFRCAHCPAAFRLRAGLARHRLRHSGERPHSCEICGRCFRTRADLSAHRTAHSPARAHSCGVCRAPFRSRRALRHHARRLHPPPPPPPPQIQDDMANRSYFVLAPL from the exons ATGGACAATGGCGACGACTGCCAGTTCGCCTGCCAGCGATGCCCGTGGAGAGGCAATTCCACACAACTACTAATAGACCATTTACACGCGCACCAAGTTAAGCCCGATACTGTTGACAGCTTCATACGACTATATATAACTTTTGAGGAACCACTAGAGTCAGATGATGATACAACAGAAGCACCATCAATGAAATTTAAGCCTCCAAAGCCTGTAGCAGCTCATTGCTGTCCGTTCTGCGACAGTATATTCTCATCAAAAGCGCGTTTAGAACTTCATATCGCTAACCATGTTGAAATCAGCGAAGATAGCGCAGTGGAGTGCTGCGGGGCGCTTTACAGCGAACGTTCTTTATTCATCCAACATGCCCTTGACAAGCACGAACGCGCTCTGCCTCCTGGAATAATATGCCGCGCTTGTGGCCTAAAAGCTGACTCGCTCGTTACTCTCTCCGAACATATCAAAAACACCCACGCCGATGATGCTATCACTCGAAAAAGAACAGATCGCAATCCTAAAAGCAAAGACCAGAAATATATCCCAACTCCGTGCCCGGATTGTGGAAAAACTTTCTCTAACAAATACAACATGGCTGTACATTTGCGATCGCATAAAGGAAAATCGGATAAAATCCAATGCGAGTTATGCAGTAAATGGTATGGTAGTCGCACCGCCTTGGTCAGCCATGTGAAGCTAGCTCATAGTGGGTTACTCCGCTTCGCTTGTGACATTTGTGGCGAATGGTTCCCTAATCGCACCGTCCGTGCCGTCCATGTCGCCTTACACACAGGGGAAAGACC ATCTTGGGCGGGAATTACTGAAGACGGTCACGATCCCGGTGTGAATGGCGAGGCTGACGGTGATGACCGAGCCTCGAGCGACGAGGACGACCGCCCGCTCGCCTCCCTAGCTTCCGAGAAAGCTGACGCCTATGCAAACTTCTACAACGCCTTGCTAAACTTTAGAAACCATTACCTAAACGAACATGACGCTCGCTACCCAGAGTTTACAGAGTCTAGCGAAAGCGAAGCGGAGGCAAACGGATCAGACGATTATGACGACTTGTCTAAGAATAACATGCGGCGGGATCGCATGGATGAAGCCACGAGACTCGAATTAGCGAGCGCGCAGACCCGCATAAATGGCAAGACTTACTACACGTGTCGCATATGCGGCAAACATCTCAGCTCACCACACACTTACGTGTTCCACACACGAATACACACAGGCGAACGTCCATGCGTATGCCACATATGTGGGAAGCAGTTCCGAGCACCGAACGgcttacagcgccatctcgcggAAACCCACGAGCGGCGCCGCCGGCACGCGTGTCGACACTGCGATCGGACGTTTGCCAACTCGCAGAACCTAAAACAGCATATGAGGACTCATACGGGGGAGAGACCGTACTCGTGCTCGCTCTGCGGGAAACGTTTTCGTCAATCGGGGTCGCTGCACGCGCACAAGAAAACTCATGTCGCGCTGCTGCCGTTCCGCTGCGCGCACTGTCCGGCGGCGTTCCGCCTGCGGGCGGGGCTGGCCCGACACAGGCTGCGGCACTCCGGGGAACGTCCGCACAGTTGCGAGATCTGCGGTCGGTGTTTCAGGACGCGGGCGGATTTATCGGCGCACCGCACGGCGCACTCGCCGGCGCGCGCGCACTCGTGCGGCGTGTGCCGCGCCCCCTTCCGCTCGCGCCGCGCGCTGCGCCACCACGCGAGGCGGCTgcacccgccgccgccgccgccgccgccgcagatACAGGACGATATGGCGAATCGATCCTACTTCGTCCTAGCGCCATTGTAG